The DNA window GTGGCCCCAATCAAGTCTTCCGTTTcccgaaaaataataataaactggTAGAGAGTGTCCAGATTATATAGGCATTGACTTTTTCGGTTCAAAAGGATTATTCGATGGGCAAATAATTGTATTAGTACAGTTTAGTTTATTTCTCTTTTTGTTTCATGCTTTGACCttattaataaacattatAGTTTTTATCGTGTGCGTTTGTACTTAATGTAATCAAAATCCCTTTAGAACTGTATAGACTGAAATGTATCTTCCTCACTCTGAATTTTCAGTTGGAGTAGTTCTACTTCTCGAAGTCCAACTGCATTCGACGACTGCCTTACCGTTATTCTTAACCTGTTAATTGCATTCTTTCCCAAGGCAGTTTAAATTGTAATTAGATGCGAGCGAAGGGTCCCGTTCCACTTCAGGCCTACGCACATAAACAAAACCGCTCTCCtgcgctctctctctcgcgCTCTTGGCGGATTCCCCTACTTGGCTCGCACGTGTAATCTTCTTGTAACGCGTTCTGCGCAAGCTCGCTCTTGGCCCTCGCACTGGATGTGTCCCTCTCTTTGTCTCGGCTTGTTATACCAACTGAAAATCAGGCGAGTTTTATCTCCGTGGGCGCCGTGTGTCATCTGTTTTCCATACCTCGCGACCAGCTgagcggtgggcggtgggtggtggggctGGTGGGTGGCCGGTGGGTGGGTAGGTTGCACTTTTCCTGCCACGCCGTTGTTTCTGGGGCGCGGCTTCCACTGTGGCCGGAAACGCGCCTCAGACAGCCGAGGTGGAAGCACTTAATAATCGGAATATCGCTCACATCGTCGCTGCCGGTAGTAGTTTTCTGCTAGGCGGGGGCACGTTGGGCCGCCCATCAAGCTGCGAGCGATCCAAAAGTTCAGATAGTCCTGCGGTTAGCAAGCTGAAGGTCCACGTCCGAAAGTAGGTCTAGTCCGGGCCAAAAAGgtagtatttaaataattatttagcAGTGAAGAGGGAGCCAATGAAGGCATCTGATTTTAAGAAGTGCAATGTGGCAGCTTTAGCGaggtaataataaaatacttagCTAGCAAAGACTACAATATAAAAGCGGGTAAAACATAGTTGTCTAAGTTTATGTAGGCACCTACAACTTTCGATGCTTTTGGATGGAACTAATGTTTGGATGCAGACAATGTTTACACTAAGAAGCTCTTTACTGTTCTTATTCTATTACATTTTTCGAGtcaattcaaaatttaaaaatatgtttggtAGATATCATTTATAATTAAGCCTTTTTGTGAAACTGAAAATATAGGTTGAGCAGAAGGAACACCGTCCGGAAGAAAGTTGGCTGGTGAAGCGCCCATTGTTCCACCACCTGCGACGACGCCCTCCCACACGGAAGGCGTTCGCCCCGTGGGCGGGCCACGTTTGCCGGTCTCAGCTTTCATTCATGGCCAGACCGCCCAGTTTTCCATCGCCTCTCGTCGCGGTTGCCTCATGTAAACAGTTTGCTCTTTGACCTTTCACCCTTTGCCCCTGGGTCCCTGCCCCGGCTTTCTCTCTCGCTCAAGCGCTCTTCGCCCTGAGACACAGTACAGTACTCTCGCACTCACATGCCTCATTTCCCTCTCTTCGCCGCATTATTTTTGTACTTTGTTTTAGGCTCGCGGCGGCAACGTTTCCCCTGAAACTCATACGATTTTCAGCTGGTATATCGAGGAAAAACGTGCCACAGTGCTGCCGCTtgccacccaaccacccaaaGTGCCACCCTCCTTTCGCCCAGTGCCTCGTGACTTTTCCCGTAGCCGCACTGAACTGAAACTGTATTGCACTTGTACACTGAAAAACTTCAGTAGATTGAACTGGTATATGATCTCTCagccaaaaaaatttaaaaggacCTCTACTGATCTAAAAAAATTaggaacttttaaaaattgtgtcGCAAAGTAGTCAAAATACCGCAAAATAGTATGTTTTGTGTATAGTATGTGTTGGGCCCATTTTACTATTATATTGGGCAACTTGACCCACAAGATTTTGTGTGCAGTAACGTTCTGGTTTGTTTCTAATCCCACCGCAGTATATAATAtacagtgtaaaataaaattcaatgtTTCTGccttttgtaattttaatcgATACCCTAGAAAAGTTTACAGTGCAGCTGCAGTTTCGGATTCTCGTTTTCCATTCCACAATACTCCTTGTCTCACCGGGCGCAGAGTCAAAAATAGTCACGCGATGTCTGGGCACGTCGTCTGAACCACACCCCACATCCCATGTCCCGCCCGCCTCGGTCGTGGGCCACCCCTGGAATTCGGGTTGTAACGACAATCTGTAATCGGCCTGTTGCCCAACCCCTGGATTTGGCAGTTCACCCGATGCAACAGCTGCGGTTGCGCTACATCTCTCCTCCTTAATTCTCGCTCTGTtggttttaataattcgatttggtGCATAAGGACTGACTTCAAATAATGGAGGATGCAATTTGATAGCATTGACCGAGAACTATTGCTATCCAATGGTGTTCTTTTATGGAAATAAAGTGGGAGTATTCATTTCTGGTTTCTTTGAGTACTTTGATTTCTCTCAATTCGACCAAAAAATAGTTAGCCAATAACAAAACTCATTCAATTTACAAACTTGTAGGTTTACTGTTAAATAGTGTCCAAagaaacaataattttttaataacataaaCTGCCTAATTTACCTTTAATCTTTCGCAAGCTTTAATTCTGGAATCGTTGCTTTGTTTCCGTTTCTATTTCTGGTTGGCATGCCAACCAATTTTCGTATCTCGTTTgcgatttaaaaatgttctatGTTTGGCAAGTGGCAGGTTAGAAAACAAGTCAGTGGCTTGGAGAGCAGGGGATCGAGAAGAGGTAAGGCCCACAGCGATTGTCAGCACGAGCGCTAGTAGAAACCCCTGCGATCTACGCCCCTGGATCGCTTGAGCattatttgtgtttgttttagtCATGACTTTGGTAGATTTTCTAACCGGTTTCGCGCAGTACCGCTTCGATTAAACCGGGCTTTGACTTTGCCAGCGGCCCCCGCCCCTCACGATCATTGCCAAAGTTTGTTTTCCTCTGGAAAATTTCACTCGAGCACGTGCTCCGCGCTCGATGGTCACTCTAGAGATAAGTACGCGCTTGTCTAGGTCATTTATTTTAGCGCTACGCGGCTGCCTTActttcacacacacaccgtcGCGTTCGTATCTCGAGCATTCATGCGAAGTGAGCGAGTGCAAAAGAGAGTCCGCCGATCTCCTTTCCCCCCGCGGGTGAGTGGGTGTAGTTCACCCTCctttctctctttctcccaggcgtaatcaaatttattttcagttcGCCCCAacacacccacccacacggCCACtcgcttgtttgtttgccatGTTTGCTACTCTTTCTCTGAGGCTCGTTTTCATTCAATGAAGCATCCAACGCCCCGTGCAAGTGTGCTTCTCACTGGCCGATGCTGCGGAGGCCACACAGGAAACTATTCTAGATTGTACGGGGAAAATATACAGAATAGCAAGTAAACTGATCTACGAAACATTGGATTTGGAGTTATTATCTGTGGGATGAGGACCCGATGTTTCAACATAATTCGACTTTGGCTATGCAGGTTTTCATACTCTGTGTCTCATAGATCTTAAAATGTGATTCCTAATGATCCAAGTCAGATGCTCTTTTAGTAGAATGAGCATTCAAAGCCCTTTTCGGAATCCCTATCTGCCGAATCATATTTGCCATTATAAAGTCATTGATCCTATTGTGGATCCTTCAAATAAGATGCCCAATGAGCAATGCTTTCGCTCTGTGTAGTATTGTTGTCTTTATTGCAATCTCGTTTGAGCACTTTTTCCCGTTTTTATGTGTGTACTGCGACtgcaaaaaagtatttttattttggacttTGACACAGTCATACGATGATTTTGTTACCCCATTATTCGTTGGAGAACGACCGCTCGGTGGAGCGGGCTGTCGGAGATATAGCAGACACTCACGTAATGCCGCCCgtatgaaaataaatgaatcaaATGTTgcagtttaatttaaattttgcatTATGCGCACTCGCGGCGGGCAGAGTAATGTCGCGTTCTCACATTTTACTTCACACCACCGCCTGTCCCGGTCAATGTCAAGGCAATCAGTGCCCCCTGCTATTTCCCATAAGCCGGCACCTTGGCCAAAGTTCAAGTAATATTTACGGGAGCGTTGTAGCAGCGTCGACTGTCAACGATGAAGCGCTGATCGAGGGAGAATTGATCAATACAGGTGGCGACCACTGGGGCTGAGAAAGTATTtcacaaacaaaaacagctgAAAGTTGAGTCACTCGTATTTTCTGCTGCGCAACTCCGCACAGCAGAGGGAAGTGCACCAAATATTTGTGCGATAAACGCAACTGAGGTCCACGTAAGTGGACACGTCTATGTCAGGGGCATTTCTGGTGACGTGTTCTTTGCGGGCTTAGTTTTCTTTGATGCCATTCTATACAATTAATGTCGAGCGCTTTATTTTGGCATTGCTTGGCGGTTTCGTAATGTCTGAGTTGGAGCTCGAAGCGATCTTGGACTTTGGCAGCTCGTTTTTTGGCTTTCCGTCTTGTAAAGTTGCAGTGCCATCGAAAACAGTCTGCAGGCACCACCAAAAGAGGTTTTCAAGTTCGAGGCTTGCTCCACTTGTTTCTCTTTATTTCCGTGGCGTTTCCAGGTGTGTTTTGTGATTTAATCAAGCACAACGTGCTGTTCGTTTGCACAATGCCTTTCAGCCGGTTGCAGTCTGACGTGCAGTTCGCCAGCAATAATAGCAATCAATACGAAAACCAAACAAGCCTGTGTATTCTAGCACCCCAGCAGTTGAGAAAAACAGTTACAAGTACCCACCTTTGTCAGTCGTAATTAATACAAGGTTTGTGCCTTTGTTTTAATAGAAGCAATTAGGCGAGTTTCCCCCTCAAATTAGAAACAGTTTTGCGTTGTACAATCGCTTAAGTGTGACTGGAGAAATATTGAACAGAAATCTAAAATAACACTTCGTATTTTTGTGTGGATTATCAGATAATCTACCTGATTTTATTTCAAACTGCACTTAGCCGAACCGTAACGCGTGCTAATATATGAACCCATTGAACCGAAACACCCACAATTACCCCGAGCCTGTTCTGGATTCTACtgtttacttaaaatatttatatataaacgtTATTATAAAGCGATTATAAGCAGCAAACCTTTTCGGACATGGCATTTCAGTCTACCCATTTATCTCTACTGGATCGGCAATTAGTTAAAGTATTTCTGAATGTGTGTAATGTAAATTAcgatttgttttaatttttcggcCGATGCTGTCAACCTTCTCCACCGCTTAAAGCAATCATCGTGAGACATACGCATACGCCGGGTGTGTGCCACTAGCCCCAAGGTTTACGAATCTGATTCAATCAGTTTTTAGAGAAGTGCTTGTTTAGGCGCAACCACCAATTTTCCCCCATGTGCGACATCGCGTCCAAAGTACGGACTACAGTAATCACAGGCTTAATGCGCACAATTTCCTTATTGTTTTCAGCCGGACAGTGATTGCTTAGTTAGAGAGAACACTCGACATAACCTTTGCTTCCAGCACGCCACTCGCGCGTTCTCATTCATAAGTACGTCTCTTTTTGTGTACTTAGGGTTGAAACTTTGGAGTTCGAATTCCGGGTAGCACAGTAGTGAACTGTGTTGAATTGTTGTCCCGACCTATAGTGTTACTCCAAGCGATCtgatattatttttcatgTCATTTCCATTCATTAACCTGCAACGGCAGCTAATCAACTTTCGCCTATGTTTTGCGCCACTTGAACACTTGAGCTGTGCACAGTGGTAgtcgaaataaaatgttgaacGCCAATAGCTTTCCATATACTTAGCTAAACCTCTTCTGTTTCATTTTCTTAGTAAAATCAATTGAAGGACAATTTATGCATTCAAAATTGCATCCCTTATTCAGAGGCTAATTAAGTCTGAAACTCAAAGTTCGACTAATAGAAGCTTTCTACTGTACATTGGAGGttttaccaaaaaaatattctaaaaataaaagatgtcTGCCAGTATAAGCCACCTTAAACCCACTGTgccggttgtttcgcaaactttttccattttgcatatatttaaataccGAATCGAGTTGTTTGCGCAGTCTTCGTTATGTTTTCATGTTATCTTTCTTCGCAAACAAAACACGTATTCACAGTTTACGCTTACGACTCTTCTGCTCCGAGGGATGACCGACCAGAAGATCTGTATTTTGGGGCCAGTTCAATGCACTCCGCCGAAGCGGACTGAAACAAAGCTTCACATCTGTATGCCCTTAATATCACCCGCATATCACATGAGCTGTGAGTTTGGGCGATTGCATAACTAGTGAACTTTGGGCTCTTGGACTGGTGCTCTTCGTTGTTTATCAGGGACGGCAGATTCTAAGGAACCCATTTGATATGGGCTTTCGAAACGGATAAACCTTGGCGGAGTGGACTTCGGCCTTGCCTTCAGCTTTTGTTCATGAATAAAGTAAAAACGAGAATGTGTTCTTTCGTTGTTGCGTAAATTAATGCCAACGGATTCGAATAGTTTCTACTGATGTCCCCGACCTATTCCAATGTTTATCTACCTTCACTAATGGGTGGTataagagagagagaaagtgaATGTGTGAACTAGAGAGTCCGGTTACGCAACCGCTCTCTGGCTTTTCATTTCGGACTGCCCgtctaattttaatttggtcTATATATACACTTCTATTTGTTGATATTATCTTTAATCAGTTTTCATGTTCTTATTATCAgcattttggtttttggcaaATACTCAGAAAAACGAATGCACAGCAGAAACATGTTTGGGCTTCAACTTCTGATTTGATTATAATATCAATGAAGGTCAGAATGTTGTCTAACTGAAGGAATATATTTCTTGATTTGATAAATATTATCTGTTTAAagagtggaaatggaaattgcTTTGTGCACCGATATTTTGTTCAACGATAGTATGTCATATCCCGACTTTTGGTTCCTATTGGTTGGGTTaagttatttttgttattgtgtCACTAAAAATTTTGGTAACGGTCTATGCAATCAAGAAAATTCCATGCTTTCCTCGTACTTGTATTTTCACCACTTGATGTCTTCTCATTTTCACTACATAAATGCATTTGTTCGTTCTCTTTCCGGTTGCAGGtgaaaacaacaaacagaagATCATCTGGCGAGGGGCACCTGACATCATTGTTTTATTGTAGCATCCACTGTTTGTTCGTTCTTGCCATCAACCAGAGCCAAGCTCCCTTGGAGGATATCCCCAAATAACAGAGAGCATCACTCCTCTCACTTGTTCCCACCACCCATCAAGAAAACCCATTGAACTCAAAGATcggacaaacaaaaaacaagcaaGATGTTCATCGAAGATGATGCGCAGTAAGTATATATTCGATAAATATGCTTCTCATTTTATGCTTGCTTCTATTGCATTCCCTGTGCTATTACTAGCTTTTGGTTGTGGATTTTTTTCGGCTACGGAgaaaagtattattatatGCTATGTATTTCATTAAGAAACACTGTCTTCCATTCAAATTTGtgcttcaaaaataaaaactaaaagtgaCGAGCTAAATTTCCAGCTAGATCTGAGTTTATGTAACCGAGCTATGAATAAATAGAAATGATAGGAAGTGCCCTATAATATTTCCTGTGAAATACTGCAACCTTATAAGCTCGTTGGTCCAGGAAACTGACGTCATGCGCAATCGAAGTTCAAGGCTGTCGTTTGATTTGCTTATCAGGCCAACACTCACTCACAATGTCTTTATCAAGTGTGCAGTCTTCAACTACATTTTGCACGATGGATTATAAAAAGTCACATATGCCAGTACATAAtattgtattatatatatgatTAAATGCGAGTCTCAGCATGACTCGTTTAAAAGATAGCTAGCTTCGGCTTGACTTATGTTACTAACTGGTTTTCAATTAACCCAACCACGGGCGATAATCAGTTTTGGATAAGCGGAATTCCTAGTAAAGAGCCTTTCAGTGTTCTAAAACGAAAGCTGtactattttaattaatttggagGCCACAATAAGTTTATCTAGTGTTCTGGTGACAAGCGgtcaaatttttaatgagaaaacaaaatttcaaaatatttggcATGAGTTTTTTGTCTAAATGCAACTAAAAGAATCGATAAGAAACCGACATAATGGCGGCAGTCCTAATGGAATTGCAAAGAAAGTGAGATTTGCTGACAAAATGTTGGGATATTTTCGGGTGTTGAtaagtacaaaaataaactCTAGATAGCCGTGTAGAAGAAATAGCTCAGTGAGCTACTTTGATTCCCAACAAAAAGTCAATGTTTTTAACGTAAAAGTGTAAAGCAGTACGACCCCATAAATTAGGTCAACATTTTGTGAAGTATTTCACATCGTAAAGATAACTCGATGATTAATGAAATATTGCGAATATCCTTGGTTTTAGAAACGTTTTATGGGGTACTTGTTAACCAAACTAGTTGTTCGTGGATTGCTTTTAGATGGTCGATAAGAAGTCAGACTATAGAAGGGTCCAGACGAGTGCCAGACATATGTACACTTCAGATGTGGTTCATTACAATAGCGTACTCGGGTGGGGCATTACTTGCGATTCGGGCCTCGACAATCTCTAGCTGATAAAAAGCCGAACCCCAGAGCCCTCCACTGGTTATCGCCGTTTGAAAAGCGTTTTCTGAGCACCTAGAATCGAAGTGAGCGTGAGAGTGTCTACCCCTTTCCGCCTTCGGACTTTCAAGACCTGCTAACTAACAgtggcagcagcggcaggTGGTGATATCAGTTGGTTTTCGGCTTGCGACGGCGCTACAACGAGTGGGTGGGTGCAGTGGAATAAACCGGGGCCTATACGTGACGGGCCGTGGAAACCAATAGTTCTAACCTACTCAAATTTGCATACGAATTGGTCACTAATTTGCATTCTTTATTGCCATTCCAGAATGGACAGCTTCTGGGTGCAGAGCGCCATCGGCGCGATCAAGGCGATTGCCTTCATGTACGACATCATCACGCTGCCGGTTTACCTGGTACTGCAGAAACCCTGGAAACGCCGACAGGACTCGCGCCGGGTGAAGGTGAGTACTGTGGCAGCCACCCGGATTCCGGACTCACTTTTCTAGTCGAATAAAAGCTTAATAAATAGTGGAAAATCCACTCACTTGCACGGCCAATCAGTGCGTCGGCTGTAACTATCTCTAGAATCGTGTAGTTGAAATGCGTTCGACTTTGCCCTGGCCGTTCCAAAGTACAGATACTAGGCTACCTGGCTACAATCGCAACCTTTAGTTTCGTAAATGTTTTTTCTAAACTGCACCCTTATCAGTTTGATTTAGTTGTTTTCCCACTTAATTTCCTTTACCTCGAAGCTTGCTCTAGGCAGGTGCCtctattatttcatttatttttcctatCCAAATATGTGCATGTCGGCTTTTGATTTATTGACCAGGTCCACTTATTCCACTATCTAATGTCTCTATCAGTGATTCGCTTTTTATACGAAAGTTAGCGCCAGCGATTTTCTTGCCTTCGTTTCGCTTTCTTAATTCGCGAATGTTGGGACACCCAATAATGGCTGTGAATGATAACTGCCCAGGTCGCCATATAGACAACGCAGGTGGTTCTGATAAGGGAACCGTGTAGAGTAAGACAATAAATGTTCTTCTAAGTTGCAAAAAAGCTAGGAAGTTCGTTTATATAGTAAGCCATGATAGTGTGGACTCCCTCAGCCGTCAGTCTCGGAACAATAGAAATATTTCTGAACAAGAGTCAACAGGAAACGTTCCCCGGCCAATATATTATccacatttttcaaaactttaaACATGGCATTTAAAAGCTGGACCTCGCTGCCTACCGTCAAAGCCGAGAATGACGAGGAGGAGTTAGTCGATCCGCAAGCAGCCCTTAGGGAGAAATGCCAAGCTAAAGGTCACATTGATTCCCTTTACAAAAAGTATCAAGAGTGCAATGATCGCGTAAACGGCAAATCCAAAACAACTGAGACGTGCATGGAGGAGTTATTCGACTTCGTTGCCGAATTGGACCATTGCGTGGCCCACAGTCTTTTCAAAAAGCTAAAGTAACTAAATGCACTGCgcgaaaattaaattagcaattaaataaacaagCATATATAATAgaacaaaaatgcaattatttccAGCTGTAACTCGTTTAGGAAAAGCCCCAGCTGCGGGACTTTTTATCTGATTTTTCACTATCTAAATGGAGCGCTTTTTGGCTGGCCTTTCAGTCGGCTGATAAGGTTTATGGGTTTCGGTTATGTTAACGGCCAAACTGGTACCACTTGCATCATAATTTAGTGTGCAACTGCTATAAACCTTTTAACAACTAATAGCTAGACATTGCTTTTGGTCAAATCCGATTTATGGATCATAAATTAGAAGGGTAAGAGGTATAAGGTGCACCAGGCACTAGGAAATCTTTATCAATACTATGGCTAAACCAGCTTCTCATCGCATATCTCAACTCCTCCTTCCTCTACAGGCAAAGCCCATTAACCAGAAAATGTTGGTCGATGAGTCCAAGTACGCGCCGGATGACATTGAGGTTTAACTTTTGCAAATGTGTTTTAATAATCTAATAATACTATCTGTTATGGAACGTACACACATTACACAAACATACACACTTGGGGCACCCCCATacaacacacacatacacactaCACACGCACACTAAATGTTCCAAGGGCTGGTGATCGTACCCAGAGTTGATTCCCCTGTCTGGAGACTCTTTTGGTGTTGGTCAACGAAACATGATCTCCTGAGTTATGGCCCTCACCTCAACAAACCCCCGAAATCCCACATGTCTGTTATCTCTCTGTCGATTTTACTCTGTGGTCCCTCCCCTAATCTGGCGTTTTTTCAAATCGCAACCTCTGGCACGACCTGAAAGTAATCGGCTATTTTGCACACTTTTCAGGCGAAGATCGTGCGGAACGATGACAATGAGCTGACCTACCGGACTACGGATCCGCCGCGTGATGTGCACGTAAAGATGCTGCAGGAGAACATCGACACGCTGGAAAAGGTATTCAACTATGTGGCCAAGACGTACACGTCTAAGCGCTGCCTGGGCACCCGCCAGATCCTCAGCGAGGAGGACGAAGTGCAGCCGAACGGCCGTGTCTTCAAGAAGTACAACTTGGGCGACTACAAGTGGAAAACGTTCACCGAGGCGGAGCGCACGGCGGCTAATTTCGGACGCGGTCTGCGGGAACTGGGACAGAAGCCCCGCGAGAACATTGTCATCTTCGCCGAAACGCGGGCCGAGTGGATGATCGCTGCCCACGGATGCTTCAAGCAGGCTATGCCCATAGTCACCGTTTACGCCACACTGGGCGATGATGGAGTAGCCCATTGTGAGTACACTACCTTATCGAGTTTGCGCTCCCGCAATAACATTCGAATCTGTTGCCAGGCATCACCGAAACGGAGGTCACCACGGTTATCACTTCCCACGACCTGCTGCCCAAGTTCAAGACTCTGCTGGACAAGTGCCCGCTGGTGAAGACCATCATATACATCGAGGATCAGCTGCAAAAGACAGAGACCACTGGCTTCAAGGATGGCGTCAAGATCTTGCCTTTCAGCCAGGTGGTTAAGACCGGGCAGGAAAGCAAATTCGGTACGTGTAAAGAGGGTGTTAGGATGATTTATTTCGTTCTTGATCGAATGATAAATTAGTTAGCCAATGAGCATTAGGCCATCACACCGAAAAGGTTTTAGCCTCGGCATGTTCCCCATCGACAATGTCCTCGTGCGTGCGCGACATTGCCCTCGATGTGGATGTGGCCACTGCTACATCGGACGCCTCGAGTTCATCGTTATCCCCCACATCACTTATTTGATCGAATTCATCTTGGCCATTTTTCTCGGGTACTTCTTCATCACTATTCGGCCCTTGTTTAAGATCTGCTTGAGGCAAGTGGTTGCAGTAGCGCCATCTGTTTGAAGGCCGGGTGTGTCAACTGATCTTAAGGCACCTAACTCGTCTTACCTCATGTCCGTGCTGGAGAACTCGATAGGCTGCAACAGGATCGGCTTCGCATGATCCACAAATTCTTTCACTGGGCTCGGACCTGGTTCTACGTTTAGGTCATCCACTTTTGCCGAAAGTGTAACTCCCTCTGGTATCTTCTCACCATCGCCTCCTTGTTTCGAAGAATATGTTCGATATGCACGAAAGACGAGGACGCCGCAGTAGACTCCAAAAagagtgaaaaataaaaagcagcTTCTCGGTTTTCCTGATGTGGCGCCTAGCAAAGCATTGCACTGTTGCACACAAGTCAAGGGCGTCAGGGTGATGAACTCTTCCAAGACTTCGGCCATTCTAATTCGtgtctttaatttaaaatattaccctaaacaattttgaaaaaatttttcttctatAGCGAAATGGTTCGGTACTTAATAAAAACTTAGGTAGAGGTGACAGGATCGGTAAAGCATgctcggctttataattttgcCTGTTTTTAATGAGTTGATTTCCCACAGAGAACGTGCCACCCAAGGGCGACGACATTGCCATCATCATGTACACTTCCGGCTCCACGGGCACACCCAAGGGTGTCCTGCTGTCCCACAAGAACTGCATTGCTACGATGAAGGGCTTCGTTGACATGGTTCCTATCTATCCGGATGATGTTCTGATCGGATTCCTGCCCCTGGCCCACGTTTTTGAACTGGTTGCGGAGAGCGTGTGTCTGATGACCGGTGTTCCCATTGGCTACTCGACCCCACTGACCCTGATCGACACCAGCAGCAAGATCAGACGCGGCTGCAAGGGCGACGCCACCGTGCTGAAGCCCACCTGCATGACCTCGGTGCCGCTGATTCTGGATCGTATCTCCAAGGGCATTAACGACAAGGTCAACTCTGGCTCGGCGTTCAGGAAATCGCTCTTCAAATTCCTTTACCAGTACAAAGTGAAGTGGGTGCAGAGGGGCTACAAGACGCCGCTTATTGACAAGTAAGAAGAGTGCACTTGTCACGGTCGTAAGTTGGTTACTAAGTCTACTAACTCACTTGCAGGTTGGTGTTCAAGAAGGTGGCAAAGTTGATGGGCGGCAAAGTGCGCATTATCATGTCCGGTGGAGCGCCTCTGTCAGCAGACACCCATGAGCAAATCAAGACCTGCCTGTGCTTGGAGCTGATTCAGGGCTATGGTCTCACGGAAACCACGTCCGGAGCCACAGTAATGGATTGTGAGTGATTGCAGATAACGCTTATCTTTAATAGCTTTACTAATTGTCTCCAACCCAACTTAAGACCGCGATATGACCTATGGACGCACTGGAGGACCGTTGACTGTTTGCGACATCCGCCTGGTCAACTGGGAGGAAGGCAACTACCGCGTCA is part of the Drosophila biarmipes strain raj3 chromosome 2R, RU_DBia_V1.1, whole genome shotgun sequence genome and encodes:
- the LOC108029596 gene encoding uncharacterized protein LOC108029596; amino-acid sequence: MAEVLEEFITLTPLTCVQQCNALLGATSGKPRSCFLFFTLFGVYCGVLVFRAYRTYSSKQGGDGEKIPEGVTLSAKVDDLNVEPGPSPVKEFVDHAKPILLQPIEFSSTDMRWRYCNHLPQADLKQGPNSDEEVPEKNGQDEFDQISDVGDNDELEASDVAVATSTSRAMSRTHEDIVDGEHAEAKTFSV
- the LOC108029595 gene encoding fatty acid CoA ligase Acsl3 isoform X2; this translates as MDSFWVQSAIGAIKAIAFMYDIITLPVYLVLQKPWKRRQDSRRVKAKIVRNDDNELTYRTTDPPRDVHVKMLQENIDTLEKVFNYVAKTYTSKRCLGTRQILSEEDEVQPNGRVFKKYNLGDYKWKTFTEAERTAANFGRGLRELGQKPRENIVIFAETRAEWMIAAHGCFKQAMPIVTVYATLGDDGVAHCITETEVTTVITSHDLLPKFKTLLDKCPLVKTIIYIEDQLQKTETTGFKDGVKILPFSQVVKTGQESKFENVPPKGDDIAIIMYTSGSTGTPKGVLLSHKNCIATMKGFVDMVPIYPDDVLIGFLPLAHVFELVAESVCLMTGVPIGYSTPLTLIDTSSKIRRGCKGDATVLKPTCMTSVPLILDRISKGINDKVNSGSAFRKSLFKFLYQYKVKWVQRGYKTPLIDKLVFKKVAKLMGGKVRIIMSGGAPLSADTHEQIKTCLCLELIQGYGLTETTSGATVMDYRDMTYGRTGGPLTVCDIRLVNWEEGNYRVTNKPYPQGEVLIGGECVSQGYYKLPGKTNEDFFEEDGQRWFKTGDIGEIQADGVLKIIDRKKDLVKLQAGEYVSLGKVESELKTCGIIENICVYGDPTKQFTVALVVPNQNHLEELAQKHGLGDKSFEELCSSPIIEKAILKEIAEHARKCKLQKYEVPAAITLCKEVWSPDMGLVTAAFKLKRKDIQDRYQHDINRMYAS
- the LOC108029597 gene encoding cytochrome b-c1 complex subunit 6, mitochondrial, with the protein product MAFKSWTSLPTVKAENDEEELVDPQAALREKCQAKGHIDSLYKKYQECNDRVNGKSKTTETCMEELFDFVAELDHCVAHSLFKKLK
- the LOC108029595 gene encoding fatty acid CoA ligase Acsl3 isoform X1, coding for MFIEDDAQMDSFWVQSAIGAIKAIAFMYDIITLPVYLVLQKPWKRRQDSRRVKAKIVRNDDNELTYRTTDPPRDVHVKMLQENIDTLEKVFNYVAKTYTSKRCLGTRQILSEEDEVQPNGRVFKKYNLGDYKWKTFTEAERTAANFGRGLRELGQKPRENIVIFAETRAEWMIAAHGCFKQAMPIVTVYATLGDDGVAHCITETEVTTVITSHDLLPKFKTLLDKCPLVKTIIYIEDQLQKTETTGFKDGVKILPFSQVVKTGQESKFENVPPKGDDIAIIMYTSGSTGTPKGVLLSHKNCIATMKGFVDMVPIYPDDVLIGFLPLAHVFELVAESVCLMTGVPIGYSTPLTLIDTSSKIRRGCKGDATVLKPTCMTSVPLILDRISKGINDKVNSGSAFRKSLFKFLYQYKVKWVQRGYKTPLIDKLVFKKVAKLMGGKVRIIMSGGAPLSADTHEQIKTCLCLELIQGYGLTETTSGATVMDYRDMTYGRTGGPLTVCDIRLVNWEEGNYRVTNKPYPQGEVLIGGECVSQGYYKLPGKTNEDFFEEDGQRWFKTGDIGEIQADGVLKIIDRKKDLVKLQAGEYVSLGKVESELKTCGIIENICVYGDPTKQFTVALVVPNQNHLEELAQKHGLGDKSFEELCSSPIIEKAILKEIAEHARKCKLQKYEVPAAITLCKEVWSPDMGLVTAAFKLKRKDIQDRYQHDINRMYAS